ACCGTCGGGCGTCGTCGGGCGTCGTCCCTGCGTCGGGGAGGATAGACGCATGACCGCCACCCTCGTCGCCCGCGGCCTCGCCGCGGCCCACGCCGACCGCACCCTGTTCTCCGGCCTCGACCTCGTGGTCGCTCCCGGGGACGTCGTCGGCCTCGTGGGTGCGAACGGTGCCGGGAAGTCCACGCTGCTCTCGTTGCTCGCCCGCGTCCAGCCGCCAGAAGCGGGGGCCGTGACGCTCTCCCCGGCCGACGCCCTCGTCGGGTGGCTCCCGCAGGAGGTCGAGCGCGTGCCCGGCGAGACGATCGCCGCGCACCTCGCCCGCCGCACAGGCGTCGCAGACGCCCAGGCGGAGTTCGACGCGACCGCGAGCGCCCTCGGTGACGGCCTCCCCGGAGCAGACGACGCCTACGCCGCCGCGTTCGACCGCTGGATGGCGATCGGCGCCGCCGACCTCGGCGAGCGCACCGGCGCGGTCCTTGCCGACCTCGGCCTCGACCTGGACGACGACCACCTCATGACAGGTCTCTCCGGTGGTCAGGCGGCGCGCGTCGGCCTCGCAGCCCTGCTGCTCTCCCGCTTCGACGTCCTCCTGCTCGACGAGCCGACGAACGACCTCGACCTCGACGGGCTCGCCCGCCTCGAAGCCTTCGTGTCGTCGCAGCGCACCGGTGTCGTCGTGGTGAGCCACGACCGTGAGTTCCTCGCGCGGTGCGTGACGCGCGTGGTCGAGCTCGACCTCGCTCAGCAGCAGGTGGCGGTGTACTCGGGCGGCTACGAGGCGTACCTCGACGAGCGTGCGACGGCCCGGCGTCACGCCCGCGAGAGCTACGACGAGTACGCCGACAAGAAGGCGGGGCTCGAAGGGCGCGCGCAAATGCAGCGTGGCTGGATGGCCAAGGGCGTGCGCAACGCGGTCCGCAAGGGCGACCCCGACAAGCACATCCGGGCGGCGCACCGCGAAGGCTCAGAGAAGCAAGCGGCCAAGGCCCGGCAGACAGAACGCATGATCGAGCGCCTCGACGAGGTCGTCGAGCCGCGCAAGGAGTGGGAGCTGCGCTACGAGATCGCCGCCGCACCGCGTGGGTCGAGCGTCGTCGCGACGCTGCGCGAGGCCGTCGTGACCCTGGGTGGGGCCGACGGCCCGGATACGCAGAGCGCCGCGCCGTTCACCCTCGGCCCGGTCTCGCTCCAGGTCGACGCAGGCGACCGGGTCGCGATCACCGGCGCCAACGGCTCCGGGAAGACGACTCTCCTGCGCGCGCTGCTCGAGCGGGTCCCCCTGACGAGCGGCACGGCGTCGCTCGGCGCGAGCGTCGCGATCGGTGAGGTGGACCAGGCGCGCAGCCAGCTCGGCGAGGGCGCAGAGACCTCCACCCCTGCTCCCCTGTTCGACGCGTTCGCGCGCCTCGTGCCGGACTGGCCCGAGTCCGAGGTGCGCACGCTCCTGGCCAAGTTCGGGCTGCGTGCCGCACACGTGCTGCGTCCCGTCCGGTCGTTGTCCCCGGGCGAGCGCACCCGCGCCGCGCTGGCGCTCCTCCAGGCGCGCGGCGTCAACCTCCTCGTGCTCGACGAACCGACCAACCACCTCGACCTGCCGGCGATCGAGCAGCTCGAAGAGGCCCTCGAGTCCTACACCGGCACCCTCCTGCTGGTGACGCACGACCGCCGCATGCTCGACGCCGTGCAGGTCAACCGTCGGTGGGCTGTCGCTGGAGGCCGTGTCACGGAAGAGTGAGCCCATGAGCACGCCGAACCCGACCGCGACGCACCCGACCTCGATGCCCACGCCCTCGTGAACCCTGTCCTCGAAGCCGGCGCGTGGGGACTGGTCGGCGGGGCCGCCCTCGTCCTCGGCGCAGCCGTGGCCTGGTTCGTCCGGGTACCGGCCACGGTGACGGCGACCGTCATGGCGTTCGGCGCTGGTGTGCTCGTCTCGGCGCTCGCGTTCGACCTCATGGACGAGGCTGCCGACACCGGCGGCATCGGGCCTGCAGCGCTCGGGTTCCTCGCCGGTTCGGTGACGTACGTGCTCGCGAACGTCGAGCTCAACCGTCGCGGCGCCCGGCACCGCAAGCGTTCTCGGGGCAAGCAACCGTCGGAGGAGGAGCAGAGCGGCAGCGGTGGTGCCATCGCGATCGGTGCGCTGCTCGACGGCATCCCAGAGTCTGTGGTTCTCGGGGCGAGCCTCCTCGGCGGGGGCGGGGTGAGCGTCGGGGTCGCCGTCGCGGTGTTCCTCTCCAACGTTCCTGAAGGCTTGTCGAGCGCTGCCGGGATGAAGGAGGCCGGCCGCAGCGCCCGCTACGTGTTCGGCGTGTGGTGCTCGATCGCAGCGATCAGCGGGCTCGCCGCCGCGGCCGGCTATGCCTTCCTCGGCGACGCGTCACCTGAGGTCGTCGCGATCATCACGGCCGTCGCCGCGGGCGCGATCCTCACGATGGTCGCGGACACGATGATCCCCGAGGCGTTCGAGCGTGCCCACGTCCTCACCGGCCTCATCACCTCCGCGGGCTTCCTCCTCGCGTTCACGGTCTCCCGCCTCGGAGGCTGACCCAAGCATGCGTCAACGTATAGTTGACACATGACCGAACAGGAAGCACGCACCCTTCGCGACCACCTCGCTGCTGCCCTCGACGCCGCGGCGCCTGGAGTCGACGCCCGTCTCGACACAGATCCGCAGGCACACCTCGACCTCGTAGCGGTCACACAGAAGGCCACGACCGAGACGGACGCGTTGCTGCGCGCAGCGGTCGACTCCGCCCGTGGTGCGGGCTGCACGTGGGAGCAGATCGGCGGGGTCCTGGGCATGACCCGTCAGGCGGCGCAGCAGCGCTATGGTCGCCGCTCCGAGGATCTCGTCGCTACGGGTCCACACACCATGACGCTCGCTCCGCTGACCGCCTTCAACGAGATGCGCGTCCTGGAGCGGGCAGGTCACCACGGGTGGCACTCCATCGGGTATGGCGCCTTCTTCCATGTGGTGACGCACTCCGAGCAGCAGTGGGAGCACGCACGCACCACCTTCCGGTCCGGGGCCCCGTCGGGCGAGGGCTGGGAGAAGGTCGGCGCCGGGTGGGGCTGGTGGACCTACTACGCCCGGCCGCTCACGAGCACCGCGCTGCCTGGCCCCGACGACGTCCGCGACCTCCTGGACGGCTGAGCGTTCCTCGGCCCAGCGCTCAACCTGCGGCAGGCGTCGGGGAGAGCTGATCCTGGAGCGCCTTCAGGTCGGCGACCAGCGCCTCGATCCGGGCCCGCTCGGCCGTTGCTGCTGCTTCTGCTGCCACGAGCGCGGCCTCGCGCTCGGAGAGGTTCGCTGCGTCGCGCGACAGGAGACCCGCGGCAGACGTGAGGGTCTCCGCAGCAGCCGCCATGGGCAGGTCGGTCCCGTCCCACCACACCCAGGCCAGCCGCAACCGTGACCGTTGGTCCGCGGACATCGCTGCGACCTCGGCGGCCTTGGCGTCGTACGACTCCTCGTAGTACGCGACGGAAGCGCGGTCCGCATCGAGCTGTGCGCGCTCCTGCGCGTTCACCGTCTCCTGGGGAGCCGCCGCGGCCCAGGCTGCCTCGATCTCGGTGCTCATGTCGTCGAGCGCTCCCTGCCAGGCGGTGTGCACCGCGACGAGGGCCGCGCGGTCCTCGATGAAGCGCCCGTAGACCTCCTCGAGCCCGGGCGCCAGGCCGCCGTCACGCCAGAGCAGCGTCCCGACATAGGCGAAGAGCTCCGTCGGACGGTTCTCCGCGTTCTCTCCGACGGACCCGGCGATCTGCTCGAGGATCGGATCGTCGGCCGCGACGGTCGCCACCTCGGCTTCGAGGAGCGGTTCGAGCTCGTCCTGCTCGGCACCCGTGAGCCGGTCCCACGCCGCGTGCAGAGCCTCGTGCGCTGCCGTCTCGACGACGAATCCGTAGAGTCGCGGGTCCGTCGGCGCATAGAGCACGATCCCCCCTGTCCCACCGGAGTAGCAGCCCACCACCTCGGAGCGCGGGAACAGCGACGCCGCGTGACCGTCGGTGCACCGCCCAGCGAAGGCCTCCGCGTCGAGGAGCTCTGGTTGTGTGGCGTAGAAGATCTCGCGTCCCTCGTCGGAGAGGTGCGCGGCGTCAGCGAGAGCGACGACCTCGGCGGTCGGCGGCATCCCTGACGCGACGGCGACCGAGTCGACACCTGGCAGCGCGTCGAGCGCCGTGGCGATGCTGCTCGGCAGCCCGCCTGCCCCGTTCGTCAGCCACCAGGAGCTGCCGAGCGCAGCGACGACGACGAACGTCGCGAGCGGCACCACGCGACCGCCACGATGCCCAGACGACCGTCCTGTCCTCTGCGTCCGCCGGCGAGACCTGGCATGGGTTGGTCGACCAGCACGCTCTGGTCGGCCAGCATGCTCTGGTCGGCCAGCATGCTCTGGTCGGCCAGCATGCTCTGGTCGGCCAGCATGCTCTGGTCGGCCAGCATGCTCTGGTCGGCCAGCATGCTCTGGGGCTGCTGCGACCCGCGTCGCCTCGTCGAGCGCCCACTGCGGCACACGCCCGGAGGGCGAACGAGGAAGGTCGTCTGGGGTAGAGAGCACACCCTCAGTATCGACGGCCAGCCTGTGGACATGAGAATCGAACACGCCGTCGCGTGACTCATGCCACTGCTGCCACTGCCACAACGACGAACGGCCCCACTCTCTCGAGTGGAGCCGTAGGTGCTAGATGTGCGCCCGGAGGGATTCGAACCCCCAACCTTCTGATCCGTAGTCAGATGCTCTATCCGTTGAGCTACGGGCGCGTGATGCAGACCGGTGCGAACACCGACCGACGAGAACATTACCGTGCTGCCGCACAGATCCCAAACCGATCCCACGTGACGCCCGCCACCCGACCGTCAGGCGGCCGTTTCGCCAGCCCCGCGCACGACGAAGGGCCCCGGTCATCGACCGGGGCCCTTCGTGAAGCGGAGACGGAGGGATTCGAACCCTCGGACGGGTTTCCCCGTCACCACCTTAGCAGGGTGGCGCACTAGACCGGGCTATGCGACGTCTCCTCGAGCACCCACGGAGGACAGATCTTCTGCGGGCTGTGCAAGGGTACCTGCCAGGCAGTCCCCACAGCAAAACGGACGTCAGCGCGGCGCCCGCGTCCACGACCGGTCGGTAACGGTGCGGGCGATGGTCAGCCCGATCGCCAGCGCGACGACGATGAACGTCGCCTGCACCCCGAACGCGAGGGCCTCGACCGTCTGGCCGTCGTTGAGGAAGTAGATCGCACGGTACGCCGCCGCGCCCGGCACCATGATGACCACGGCAGGAACAGACAGCGTGATCCGCGGGACGTTCATCCGAGGCGCGACGAGGTTCGCGAGAACACCGACCAGGAGCCCCGCGAGGCACGCAGCCCCCTGCGGGATGATGCCGAGGTCGATGATCTCCAGCCGGAGCGTGTTCGCGACCATCCCGATGAGGGCCGCAGCGAGAGCGACCCGCCACCGGCTGTTGAAAAGCAGGGCGAACCCCCACACCCCGGCCGCGCTGGCCGCGAGCCGCAGGCCGGTCTCCAGCGCGGTCGACAACGACAAGGGCTCAGCCGGGTTAGGGGTGAGACCCATGACCGCGGAGACAGCCCACACGCTCAGCGCCGCGGACGTCATGATCATGAGCGCGTAGGTGAGCCGCGAGACGCCCGCCGAGAAGTCGAGCCGTGACAGGTCCAGGCCCGCAGTCACCAGCGGGAACCCCGGGACGAGGAAGAGGACCGCCGAGATGTAGCCGCTCTCGTGGATGGACGAGACGACACCCGCCTGGAACAGGACGTTGACGATGCTGAGGTAGACGACGCTCGCGATCGCCGCCGACAGCATCGTCACACCGAGCTGGTTGTACCCCCGGTGCAGCAGCGCGCGCCGTGTCAGCTGCCCCAGGCCCGCCCCGAAGAAGACGACGAGGACCTCCACCGGCCCACCGTTGTTGAGGAACGCGAAGGCTGCGCACGCGATGGCCGCGAAGAGCGCGTTGGGCACAGGGCCGTAGAGCGGCGGGGTCGCTTGGATCTCGTCGAGCCGACGCTCCAGCTCCTCCGTGGAGAAGCCGGGCGCGAGGCTCGCGCACAGGCGCTCGAGCGCGGCGATCCGTGCGGCGTTCACGCCGATAGCGGGGCTCTGGACCACCTCTGTGCGGAAGATCGGACCACGGTGGCACGTCGCGGTGATCTCGTTGACCGTCACCTGCGCCTGCACGCTGTCGATACCGAACGCGCGCCCCACCTGGTGCATGGCGATCTTCACGCGGTAGCTGCCGCTCCCTGCGCTGAGGAGCATGGTCCCGACCCGCAGGACGAGCCGTGACTGGCGGATGAAGCCGACGGGTTCGAGGGCGTCTTCGAGCGTGCCGGGGCTAGCGGGATCTGTCACCCGACCATCATCTCCCGATCCGGGGCCAGATCAGTATCTCGCGAACACCTGTGTCGCCCACGCCGTCCCCGCAGCATCGACGTGATATCCGATCCCGACGTCCGTGTAGGTCGACCCCAAGATGTTCTTCCGGTGACCAGGGCTGTTCATCCAGTTCGTGTGGATGGTGCCCGCGAGGTCGGCGTAGCCGCCGGCGTACGCGATGTTCTCGGCCAAGGCGCGCCACCCAGCCGGGATCTGCGTCGACACCGACGGGTTGTGCACCATCGCACCGGTCGCCGCCATGTTCGCGCTCCACGACTGCGCCACGGCCGCGAGGCTGTCGTTGTACGCCAGAGCCGGAAGCCCCGCCGCGGCACGGGAGCTGTTGAGCGCCGAGAAGAGCGCCTGCGTCCCGGCGCTGTTCGGCGCACCAGAGGCGATCGCGACGGTCGCGGCGGCGGCTACAGGCTCGGACACTGGCGCAGGAGGGGCTTCGGGGGCAGGCGCCGGCGCCTCGGGGGGTTCAGGCGCCGGAACAGGCTGCGGTACCGGCTGTGGAACATTCTCAGGCTCCGGAGCCGGAACCGGGGCAGGCGCCAGCGTCGCCTCGACAGGCACGGCCGGCGCCTCGACCGCCGGAGGCGGATCGACGGGGGCCGGGGCAGCCGTAGCGACCTGTGAGTCGTGACGTGCTGGGTCAGGCGACGAGGCATGGGCCCGCTCGAGGGCGACCTCCAGTGCCGGCGCCTCGGCTGAGGTGGCCGCAGAGCCCGCAGACAAGAGCGTCAGAACGAGCACGGACGTTGCGACGGCGATCGTGGACTTCACGCGGTTCTCTCCCCCTGTCGATACGCATCCCCAGAGCAGATGACCGATATGCGGCCCTTCTGCAGTTCTGGGCAAACGTTGCTCGTCTTACCATCGACGGAGACGGGGCGACTCGCGAGCCCCTGGGCCAAACTTCACCCGCTCCACGCACGACGACGCCCCTCCCCCAGCAGGCTGGGAAAGGGGCGTCGACATGGTCCGCGGCGGAGGGCGAGGGATTCGAACCCCCGGTTACTTTCGCAACAACGGTTTTCAAGACCGTCACATTAGGCCGCTCTGTCAGCCCTCCATGGTGGTGCCGTGCAGCTCCTGGTCAGGGGCAGCACAGAGCACACAGTGTGACATGGCGGACCATCAGGGATCGAACTCGTCTCGCTGCGTGCGCGACGACCCGGTCCGGGGTGGTGAGAGGTCAGGCGGCGCGCAGCTGCTGCATGGCGTGCTGCACGAGGGCGATGAGGGACTGCTTCGTCGCCGCACGTGACCGCGCGTCCGTGTAGAGCATCGGCACGTGGGCTGGGATCTGGAGCGCCTCGCGAACGTCCTCGAGCCGGTGCTTTGCCACACCGTCGAAGCAGTTCACACCGACGACGAACGGGATACCACGCGACTCGAAGTAGTCGACGGCCGGGAAGCACTGCTCCAGACGGTCGGTGTCCACGAGCACGACAGCTCCGATCGCACCGCGCACCAGGTCGTCCCACATGAAGAGGAAGCGGTCCTGGCCCGGCGTCCCGAACAGGTACAGCCACAGCGAACCGGGCAGCTCGATGCGACCGAAGTCCATCGCCACGGTCGTCGTCGTCTTGCGGTCAGACACGCCACCTGCGTCATCGACCCCGACCGAGTGCTCGGTCATGGCGGCCTCGGTGTTGAGCGGCTCGATGTCAGAGATCGAACCGATGAAGGTCGTCTTTCCGACGGCAAAGCCACCTGCAACAACGATCTTGACGACGGTGGGTGCACCTGCAGGCTTGGGGGGCGTCGCCGTGGGGGCGTTCGCGTTGCCGCTAGAGGGCGGAAATACCATTGAGAACACTCTCCAACACACTCAGGGACAGAGCCGGGTTCTGGCCGTGACCGGTGTGAACATTAACGGGCGTTGACGTGTGGATGGTGAGGAACCCATCGTCGGCTAGGTCGGCGATGAGGATCCGCACCACGCCGAGGGGCATCCGCAGCAGAGCGGAGACCTCGGCGATCGACACGTAGTTGTGAGCGGCGTGGCTGAGGATCGATCGCTTCTCCGGGGGAAGCCCACGGCTGTCCACAGCCCCTGGCATAACCTCGATCAGCGTCTCGAGAGGCAAGCTAGAGGTTGCAGAACGTACGCGTCCACCAGTCACAGCGTAGGGGCGCACGGTCGCGGCCTCGAAGTGCTCGCCATCCATCGCGTGCGAGTTCGACGTGAAGTTCGACATAGTTCTGACCTACCTCATCCGATCGGCGCTCGAATTGCTCCGTCAACGGGAAGGCTACCCCGCATCTCTGAGATAAGCTGCGGCGTCAGCGTCGCTTCTGTACGAGAGACGAGCATTGCCATCTCATAGCCGATAAGTCCCACGTCACAGGTCGAGTCGGCGACTGCGGCAAGCACAGAGCCGTTCGAGACGTTCATGAGGAACAAGAATCCGTTGTCCATCTCGATGATGGCCTGGCGAACGGCACCGCCGTTGAGCTGGCGGGACGCACCTCGGGTCAGGCTCGACATACCAGAGACGATGGCGGCCAGCTGGTCACCGCTCGTCCGGTCAAGGTTCTCCGACATGGCCATGAGAAGCCCGTCGGCAGACACCACCAGTGTGTGACGGGTGCCTGGAACAGTCCTGACGAAGTTGTCGAGCAACCAACCAAAGTTCGTCGCCTCAGTGCTGAGAGCGCTCACGCTTCCTCCTTTTCCGATGCCTCAGTGGCGATTGATCAACGCGGCCGGGGCGCCGAGTCGGGAACAGTATTCATCACGGTGCCGTCATCCGATGTCCGGTGATCAGCACCTCGGTTGTCAGCTGTTTCGGCACCCGGCGTCTGACGACCACGTGATGTGGCCGACTGGAACGCCGAGAGTCGGGATCGAAGCTCTGCCGCGTCGCGGCTGATCTTCTGCGAGGCCACGTCGTCGGTGGAAGCCGCGACCTGCCCACGTGTCCGGCGGGTCAGCCCGCCGGCCTGGTCCGTGTCGACTGCTGCCGGACGATATGCCGACAGCTGGCTCAACTCGGAAAGTGCTTGTTCCTGGATGTTCGACCGCATGGCGAGCATCGAGGCGATGTCCCCGTTGATCTGGCTCGGGGGTGTCCAGCTCTCGCCGGCGTCCCCGCCACTCGACGGAAGATCTGTGTGGGGAACCGGCGCCGCGGGGGACTGCGGTGCAGCTCCAGGACGGTGCGGGCTCCACATGTTGCCGCGCGCGTCGTTCGCGGACGGCGGACCGACGCGCAGCGACTGCGGTGCAGCCTGGTCGGCAGCGAACGGGGCGAACTGCTGAGCCCGCATCGTGCCGCTGACCTGCTGGTCGTCACCCCGGTCGTTCGACGGCACGTAGCTCTGGGAGCCTCCCGTCGAACGGTCCGTCCCGGTCGAGCCGTGGTCGGGCTCAGGTACGAACATCGGGCGGGGAGCCTGCATGGCAGCGACCTGCTGCACCGGGACCTCGGCCGTGGCAGGTGGCTGCTCGTCGTCACCGCGGCGGCGGAGCCACGCGAACGGTCCACGTCGAGAAGCCTCGGCCGTGTGTCGCGCGTTCCCGCGCCGGGTCGGCGCATCAGCGACGACGTCAGCGAAGCTCGGGAGCGTCGGTGTGTTCGCGACCGTCGGCGCCCACTGCGGGGACTGCTCGTCCTGAGCGCTCGGCTCTGGTCGGGCCGACTCCGGTCGACGTGGGGTCTCGCCCTGCTGCGGGTATGTGGGCTCGCGGCGCTGCGTGGGCTCGAAGGGGCGCTCAGCCTCGACACGCGGCTCTGCCGGACGGTACTGCTCCGGCGGACGCTGCGGCTCGATCGGGCGCAGAGGCTCGATCGGCCGGTAGGCTTCCTCGGCGGGCTGGCTCCGAGGCGTGGAGTCGCCGAAGGCGCCTCTCGTCCTCAGCGGTGCAGCTGCCTGGGGTGCGACGGGGGCTGCGGGCGCCTCAGGCGAGGCCAGCGGCTCGAAGCGCTCGACGGGCTGGAAGCCGCGCGACTCCTGGTAGGCCTGGACCTGTGCAGCCGTGCGTGTCGGCGGTTCGACCGGCGCGTCACGGTTCTCAGAGCTGCCCAGCGGCTCGAAGCGCTGGACGGGCTCGAAGATCTCAGGCTCAGCCTCACGCTGGACGGGAGGGGCGACTCGCGGCGGCGGGCTGCCGAACGACGGAAGCGGCTCGAACTGCTGCACGGGCTCGAACGTCGACTCGTCGCTGTCAGCCTGAGGCTGCCACTGAGGCTCCTCCACCTGCCACGCGAGCTCGTCCTCGTCCGGCTGGAGGCCGGGGACGACCATCGGGCGCTGCGGCTGCTCAGGCTCGACGGGTGCGGGGACCTCGAAGTGCAGGCCTGCCGTCGACGGTGCGCTGTGCTCGACGCGGTCGACGTGCTCGTCGACGGGGGCGTAGGCGTCGGGCTGAGAGTACTGCGAGTCGAACTCGCCCAGCTCAGACACGGGGACCGGGTCGTGCTCGTCGATCGTGTACTGGGACCGGGTGAGCTCCGAGGGGTCGAAGCGGCTCTCGCTCAGCTTGCCGCCACCGGACATCGGCGACTCGTGCTGGAGGCCACGCTCGGGTTCGGGCTCAGGCTCCGGAGCGACGGTCTCTTCGCGAGGTTCGTCGTGCTCGACCGGCAGCTCTGTCGGCGCGTCAGCCTCGACCGAGCTCCGGGTGCGGAACTTGTTGAACATCGCGCTACGACGTTCGCCGTCGAGGATGGGCTCGTCCTGCACGGGCTCGAGGTGCCCGAACGAGACGGGAGCCTCGGTACCGCGTGCACGGCTCGGGAGGCCGAGCGGGAGACGCTCTCCGAGCGCCTGGGGCGGGCTCCAGTTGAGGTCTCCGGGGCTCGAGAGGTCGATCGCCGGGTTGGCGGACTCGAGCGGAGGCAGGACCATCGCGCTCTGGGTGTCCGACACGTCAGGCGTGCTGGCGACGGCCGGCGTCTCGGTGGTGCTCGACGAGCTGCGACGACGCGGCATGCCGACGCTCGTGGCTCCGTCGGTGAGCGCCTCGAGGTCGACGGGCACAGCCATCTCGGCCTCGGGGGCCATCCACTGCTCGGTCGCCTGGCGGTTCGAGGCGCTCAAGGGATCTGTCGGTCCCTGGAGCGGCACGTCGCTGTCGTCGACGAAGAGGCCTGCCGGGAAGGAGACCGTGGCCACCGTTCCTGCGCTGCCGTCGCTCGCACGAGCGAAGAGGACATGGGCGCCGAGACGGTCGGAGAGCCGGCCGACCACGAAGAGGCCGAGGCGCTGGACACCGATGACGTCGGACGCGGAGCGGGACGCGACCTTGATGTTCGCGGCCTCGATGTCCTCGGGGCTCATGCCGAGGCCGTGGTCGCGGACCTCGACGGTGACGTAGCGGGACGTCCGGTTCGTCGTGACCTCGACGGGCGAGTGCGGCTCGGAGAACATCGTCGCGTTCTCGAGGAGCTCGGCGATGAGGTGCGCGGCGTTGAGCGCGTTGTGCCCGAGGATGAGCGGGTCGGCCTCGAGGTTGAGTCGGACCCGGTCGTACAGCTCGATCTCGGAAGAAGCCGTGCGCACGACGTCGGAGACGGGCATCGGCTGGCGCACGCGTCGACCGGAGTCGATGCCGGCGAGCACGAGGAGCGACTCGGAGTTGCGGCGCATCCGGGTTGCGAGGTGGTCGAGGCGGAAGAGGTTGGCGAGGACGTTCGCGTCTTCTTCAGACCGTTCGAGCTCGTCGAGGAACGCGAGCTGACGGTTGAGGAGCACGTGGTCACGACGAGCCACGTTGACGAACATCTCAGCGATGGACCCTCGGAGCGCT
This sequence is a window from Sanguibacter antarcticus. Protein-coding genes within it:
- a CDS encoding roadblock/LC7 domain-containing protein, encoding MSALSTEATNFGWLLDNFVRTVPGTRHTLVVSADGLLMAMSENLDRTSGDQLAAIVSGMSSLTRGASRQLNGGAVRQAIIEMDNGFLFLMNVSNGSVLAAVADSTCDVGLIGYEMAMLVSRTEATLTPQLISEMRGSLPVDGAIRAPIG
- a CDS encoding GTP-binding protein; this encodes MVFPPSSGNANAPTATPPKPAGAPTVVKIVVAGGFAVGKTTFIGSISDIEPLNTEAAMTEHSVGVDDAGGVSDRKTTTTVAMDFGRIELPGSLWLYLFGTPGQDRFLFMWDDLVRGAIGAVVLVDTDRLEQCFPAVDYFESRGIPFVVGVNCFDGVAKHRLEDVREALQIPAHVPMLYTDARSRAATKQSLIALVQHAMQQLRAA
- a CDS encoding DUF742 domain-containing protein encodes the protein MSNFTSNSHAMDGEHFEAATVRPYAVTGGRVRSATSSLPLETLIEVMPGAVDSRGLPPEKRSILSHAAHNYVSIAEVSALLRMPLGVVRILIADLADDGFLTIHTSTPVNVHTGHGQNPALSLSVLESVLNGISAL
- a CDS encoding threonine/serine ThrE exporter family protein, producing the protein MTDPASPGTLEDALEPVGFIRQSRLVLRVGTMLLSAGSGSYRVKIAMHQVGRAFGIDSVQAQVTVNEITATCHRGPIFRTEVVQSPAIGVNAARIAALERLCASLAPGFSTEELERRLDEIQATPPLYGPVPNALFAAIACAAFAFLNNGGPVEVLVVFFGAGLGQLTRRALLHRGYNQLGVTMLSAAIASVVYLSIVNVLFQAGVVSSIHESGYISAVLFLVPGFPLVTAGLDLSRLDFSAGVSRLTYALMIMTSAALSVWAVSAVMGLTPNPAEPLSLSTALETGLRLAASAAGVWGFALLFNSRWRVALAAALIGMVANTLRLEIIDLGIIPQGAACLAGLLVGVLANLVAPRMNVPRITLSVPAVVIMVPGAAAYRAIYFLNDGQTVEALAFGVQATFIVVALAIGLTIARTVTDRSWTRAPR
- a CDS encoding ZIP family metal transporter, with protein sequence MNPVLEAGAWGLVGGAALVLGAAVAWFVRVPATVTATVMAFGAGVLVSALAFDLMDEAADTGGIGPAALGFLAGSVTYVLANVELNRRGARHRKRSRGKQPSEEEQSGSGGAIAIGALLDGIPESVVLGASLLGGGGVSVGVAVAVFLSNVPEGLSSAAGMKEAGRSARYVFGVWCSIAAISGLAAAAGYAFLGDASPEVVAIITAVAAGAILTMVADTMIPEAFERAHVLTGLITSAGFLLAFTVSRLGG
- a CDS encoding CAP domain-containing protein encodes the protein MKSTIAVATSVLVLTLLSAGSAATSAEAPALEVALERAHASSPDPARHDSQVATAAPAPVDPPPAVEAPAVPVEATLAPAPVPAPEPENVPQPVPQPVPAPEPPEAPAPAPEAPPAPVSEPVAAAATVAIASGAPNSAGTQALFSALNSSRAAAGLPALAYNDSLAAVAQSWSANMAATGAMVHNPSVSTQIPAGWRALAENIAYAGGYADLAGTIHTNWMNSPGHRKNILGSTYTDVGIGYHVDAAGTAWATQVFARY
- a CDS encoding ABC-F family ATP-binding cassette domain-containing protein, giving the protein MTATLVARGLAAAHADRTLFSGLDLVVAPGDVVGLVGANGAGKSTLLSLLARVQPPEAGAVTLSPADALVGWLPQEVERVPGETIAAHLARRTGVADAQAEFDATASALGDGLPGADDAYAAAFDRWMAIGAADLGERTGAVLADLGLDLDDDHLMTGLSGGQAARVGLAALLLSRFDVLLLDEPTNDLDLDGLARLEAFVSSQRTGVVVVSHDREFLARCVTRVVELDLAQQQVAVYSGGYEAYLDERATARRHARESYDEYADKKAGLEGRAQMQRGWMAKGVRNAVRKGDPDKHIRAAHREGSEKQAAKARQTERMIERLDEVVEPRKEWELRYEIAAAPRGSSVVATLREAVVTLGGADGPDTQSAAPFTLGPVSLQVDAGDRVAITGANGSGKTTLLRALLERVPLTSGTASLGASVAIGEVDQARSQLGEGAETSTPAPLFDAFARLVPDWPESEVRTLLAKFGLRAAHVLRPVRSLSPGERTRAALALLQARGVNLLVLDEPTNHLDLPAIEQLEEALESYTGTLLLVTHDRRMLDAVQVNRRWAVAGGRVTEE